GCACAGGCCGGACAGGCCACTCCGAACTTCGGCCGGACGCTGTCGGTCTACGGCGCGGGAACGGTCGCGCTGTTGCTCGCCCTGCTCGCGCTCTACGTCCTGCCAATCGCGCTCAAGCGAGTCGCCAGCGAGGGGAGTCTCCGGGCCGCCACGGACTGGCTTGCGTTCCGGCGCACCGCGACCGACGGCGCGTACTTCTATCGGTGGTCGGTTGCCGTGGTGGTCGGGGGCGTCGCGCTCACGCTGGCGTTCGCGCTGGCTTCGCTCGGTCGTCTGGGTGAAGTCGTCGCGCTGGCGCTCTCGTTCTACGCGTCGTTGGTCGTCTCGCGACTGATTGGCGTGGCGACCGGATGAAGAGGGACTGTCGAACTTCTTGGCAGTTCACGGGACTTGGATCGGGAAACGCGCGGGACGAACTTGTCGTCTCCAAGGCTCGACGCACCGGCAGAAGATATATCGACTGACATGTAGTACTGACGGCGAATGTCTCTATCCGCCCACGTTCGACGGCGTGCAGTCCTTGCCAGCAGTGCAAGTCTGTTTAGTGGACTGTCTGGATGTTCGTCGGTGTTCAGTGAGTCTGACCCCGAAACGTATCGTCCACCTCCACTGCATGCAATCCATCTCGCGAACTACTACGATGAACCGAAACAGACCTCGCTCGTAGTCGAACGAAACGGCCAGATAGTCCACTGGAATACCTACAAACTGCCCAAACAGAGCCAAGACCGAATCATCGCAATCTCAGACAAAGAGTGGATAGGGTGCGGTCGATACGAAGTGAGTATCCGGGTGCAAGATAACTCCCAATGGGCGACACTCGACTTCGAGGACGTAGAATCATCAAAAATGGCTAACGGGAAGATTCAGACTATTCGTCTCGGTGTTGACTTCCGCCCCGAAGGAATCAATTTCCGGCCCGTACATCTCGATGACCCAATGATTCGGTGCGAAGATACTCAAACAGGGGCACAGACGACACGAGATTAACGCGCGGTTCTGCTCGGTCGTTAACCGAACTATCGTCGGAGAAGAATCCCGACGAGGATTATAAAAAATACAACAGTTCAGTGCAGATTCGCGTCTTCCGTCTCTTCGAGTCGGAAGTCTTCGAGCATCTGTTGCATCTCCGCAGACGTGTCTGTGACTTCCGAGGACGCGTGTGTCAGTTCGCCGACAGCATCGGTCTGCTGGTCGATGCCCGCCGCGACTTCCTGTATCTCGGCGCTGACCTCTCGACTGGCGTCCGAGACGTTTTCGACCAGTCGGGAGACCTCTTCTGCGTCGCTGGCTTGGTCGCCGGTCGCGCGTCGAATTTCCTCGATGCCTTCGCTGGTCTCCGTGACCGCCGCCTCGATGTCTTCGATGTGCTCGACCACGTCGCGCACGGCATCGACGCCCGTCTCGACCTGCTGGTTGCTGGCCTCGATGGTCTCTGCGGTCTCGTTGATGCCGCCCTTGAGTTCTTCGAGCGAGTCCGATATCTCCTCGACGGCGTCCTTCGACTCCTCGGCGAGTTCCTTGACCTCGTTGGCGACGACTTGGAAGCCAGCGCCGTCGCCGTCGGCGCGCGCGGCCTCGATGTTGGCGTTCAGCGCGAGCAGGTTCGTCTGGTCGGCGATGTCCGCGATCATCTCGGTCATCGCGTTGATGGTCTCCATCTGGTCTTCCAGCGACTCTATCATCTCGATGTTACGCTCGGAGGCCTGACTGGCCGCGTCGATGGTATCGATGGCGTCGTGAGCGGTCGTCGTCCCTTCGAGCGCGCGATTGGACGCTTCGTCGGAACGCGAGTCGATTTGCTGAACCGTCGCCGTAATCTCCTCGATGGAGGCAG
The sequence above is a segment of the Halorussus halophilus genome. Coding sequences within it:
- a CDS encoding DUF4013 domain-containing protein, with the translated sequence MLREALTYPTRGEHAERALVVGTSLTVATGILARLGVLALLAVVPAVLLAGYVVAVLRDSGDSLSNSDDGPPPFSDVRRLLTDGLRTLVVSVCALVVPIAVLLATFSGAQAGQATPNFGRTLSVYGAGTVALLLALLALYVLPIALKRVASEGSLRAATDWLAFRRTATDGAYFYRWSVAVVVGGVALTLAFALASLGRLGEVVALALSFYASLVVSRLIGVATG